A DNA window from Anastrepha ludens isolate Willacy chromosome 6, idAnaLude1.1, whole genome shotgun sequence contains the following coding sequences:
- the LOC128868700 gene encoding ikaros family zinc finger protein isoform X1, with translation MAETISAAGAMEMTLKDSGIIDMTPASLLQHNALVKHSHALRSLKECSPDEQPVALDSTARANSTPPTNYSTSTPTPTPPAMATFRCDRCDNFETTSRASLLLHVVQCLSNHTRLKTEEPELENLCVGGAVSHADHNSGNSSDASKLVPDTATPNNVPTNMSVIATNGNASSPTASSSSSSSSRKVFECDVCNMKFSNGANMRRHKMRHTGVKPYECRVCQKRFFRKDHLAEHFTTHTKTLPYHCPICNRGFQRQIAMRAHFQNEHVGQHDLVKTCPLCSYRAGSMKSLRIHFFNRHGIDLDNPGPGGSSSLLLALESQASQVAAAAAAASFVPGLNAVAAAAAAASQNANSSMTTHQSDSGESMRSLENTTPPMHFLTPHVEISTLSENGTDLFNVTWNALLNCKFGKSTDAAFLCAFDLQGNANASTGVEPMETKSSGRGGERDTITGSKSPALQPPQEHPIDCNTKSLPSSTSHVGVQLNACASPKTHHHENHITPSISLIPIKQASEPLGEDLSTDANKSGHKIGPSTHTEQMNGGDNSESEFSSPNSRLTSLIKVSPLKSLLREDLKRRICAKANNRITRNAAVLDNNNVVQVSGVGATANSNSSCNSTPICNGTITSTGQETESNLLNRKQILTCLFCGIEFPDETLYFLHKGCHCESNPWKCNICGEQCNNVYEFNSHLLSKSHQ, from the exons ATGGCTGAAACTATAAGTGCCGCCGGCGCTATGGAGATGACATTAAAGGATAGCGGGATCATCGATATGACTCCCGCTAGTTTGTTGCAGCACAATGCGTTGGTCAAGCACTCGCATGCACTGCGTAGCTTAAAAGAATGCAGCCCCGATGAGCAGCCAGTCGCATTAGATTCTACAGCGCGCGCAAATAGTACTCCGCCAACTAATTACTCCACATCCACACCTACTCCGACTCCGCCCGCCATGGCGACGTTTCGCTGCGATCGTTGTGATAATTTTGAAACAACTTCAAGGGCATCACTGCTACTGCATGTCGTTCAATGTTTGTCCAATCATACGCGCCTCAAAACCGAAGAGCCGGAATTGGAGAATCTGTGCGTCGGCGGTGCGGTGTCCCACGCAGACCACAATTCGGGCAACAGCAGCGACGCATCCAAATTGGTTCCAGATACGGCAACACCAAACAATGTGCCTACAAATATGTCGGTGATCGCTACCAACGGCAATGCTAGCAGTCCAACGGCGTCGTCGTCCTCGTCGTCGTCATCTCGCAAAGTCTTCGAATGTGACGTTTgcaatatgaaattttcaaatggcGCCAATATGCGACGACACAAGATGCGTCACACTGGCGTCAAACCATACGAATGCCGTGTTTGCCAAAAGAG ATTTTTCCGCAAAGACCATTTGGCGGAGCACTTTACGACGCACACGAAAACACTTCCATACCACTGTCCCATATGTAATCGTGGCTTCCAGCGACAAATCGCTATGCGCGCTCATTTCCAGAACGAACATGTGGGCCAACACGACCTCGTTAAAACCTGTCCATTGTGCAGCTATAGAGCAGGATCGATGAAATCTTTGAGAATTCATTTCTTTAACAG ACATGGCATAGATCTTGACAACCCCGGACCGGGTGGCTCCTCATCATTGCTGCTTGCTTTGGAATCGCAGGCATCACAAGTAGCAGCTGCAGCAGCCGCTGCCAGTTTCGTGCCGGGCTTGAATGCggtagctgctgctgctgctgcggccAGCCAGAATGCCAACTCGAGCATGACGACCCATCAAAGTGATAGCGGTGAATCGATGCGTTCGCTGGAGAATACCACACCGCCAATGCATTTTTTGACGCCGCATGTGGAAATTTCAACCCTTTCAGAAAACGGCACCGATTTGTTCAATGTAACATGGAATGCGTTGCTAAATTGCAAATTTGGGAAATCAACTGATGCGGCGTTTTTGTGTGCATTTGATTTGCAGGGGAATGCCAATGCGTCAACCGGAGTGGAACCGATGGAGACGAAGAGTAGCGGTCGAGGGGGAGAGCGGGACACAATCACCGGAAGCAAGTCACCAGCGCTACAACCACCTCAGGAACATCCGATCGATTGTAATACCAAATCGTTGCCTTCGAGCACCAGTCATGTCGGTGTGCAGTTGAATGCTTGCGCTTCACCAAAAACCCATCATCACGAGAATCACATCACGCCATCCATCAGTTTGATACCAATCAAGCAGGCGAGT GAACCACTAGGTGAGGATTTGTCAACCGATGCAAATAAGAGTGGCCACAAAATCGGTCCATCAACACATACCGAGCAAATGAATGGCGGCGACAACAGTGAATCGGAATTCTCATCGCCGAATAGCAGATTAACTTCACTAATTAAG GTCTCGCCACTGAAATCCTTGCTAAGGGAGGACCTCAAACGACGAATTTGCGCCAAGGCCAACAATCGCATCACCCGCAATGCGGCTGTGTTGGACAACAACAATGTTGTGCAAGTTAGTGGCGTTGGCGCCACAGCAAACAGCAACTCATCCTGCAATTCCACTCCCATTTGCAACGGCACGATCACCTCTACCGGCCAAGAAACCGAATCGAATCTGCTTAATCGAAAGCAAATACTCACTTGTTTATTCTGCGGCATCGAGTTCCCGGACGAAACGCTATACTTCCTGCACAAGGGCTGTCACTGCGAAAGCAATCCGTGGAAGTGCAATATTTGTGGCGAACAGTGCAACAACGTCTATGAATTTAATTCGCATCTATTGAGCAAAAGCCATCAATAG
- the LOC128868700 gene encoding ikaros family zinc finger protein isoform X2, which translates to MAETISAAGAMEMTLKDSGIIDMTPASLLQHNALVKHSHALRSLKECSPDEQPVALDSTARANSTPPTNYSTSTPTPTPPAMATFRCDRCDNFETTSRASLLLHVVQCLSNHTRLKTEEPELENLCVGGAVSHADHNSGNSSDASKLVPDTATPNNVPTNMSVIATNGNASSPTASSSSSSSSRKVFECDVCNMKFSNGANMRRHKMRHTGVKPYECRVCQKRFFRKDHLAEHFTTHTKTLPYHCPICNRGFQRQIAMRAHFQNEHVGQHDLVKTCPLCSYRAGSMKSLRIHFFNRHGIDLDNPGPGGSSSLLLALESQASQVAAAAAAASFVPGLNAVAAAAAAASQNANSSMTTHQSDSGESMRSLENTTPPMHFLTPHVEISTLSENGTDLFNVTWNALLNCKFGKSTDAAFLCAFDLQGNANASTGVEPMETKSSGRGGERDTITGSKSPALQPPQEHPIDCNTKSLPSSTSHVGVQLNACASPKTHHHENHITPSISLIPIKQEPLGEDLSTDANKSGHKIGPSTHTEQMNGGDNSESEFSSPNSRLTSLIKVSPLKSLLREDLKRRICAKANNRITRNAAVLDNNNVVQVSGVGATANSNSSCNSTPICNGTITSTGQETESNLLNRKQILTCLFCGIEFPDETLYFLHKGCHCESNPWKCNICGEQCNNVYEFNSHLLSKSHQ; encoded by the exons ATGGCTGAAACTATAAGTGCCGCCGGCGCTATGGAGATGACATTAAAGGATAGCGGGATCATCGATATGACTCCCGCTAGTTTGTTGCAGCACAATGCGTTGGTCAAGCACTCGCATGCACTGCGTAGCTTAAAAGAATGCAGCCCCGATGAGCAGCCAGTCGCATTAGATTCTACAGCGCGCGCAAATAGTACTCCGCCAACTAATTACTCCACATCCACACCTACTCCGACTCCGCCCGCCATGGCGACGTTTCGCTGCGATCGTTGTGATAATTTTGAAACAACTTCAAGGGCATCACTGCTACTGCATGTCGTTCAATGTTTGTCCAATCATACGCGCCTCAAAACCGAAGAGCCGGAATTGGAGAATCTGTGCGTCGGCGGTGCGGTGTCCCACGCAGACCACAATTCGGGCAACAGCAGCGACGCATCCAAATTGGTTCCAGATACGGCAACACCAAACAATGTGCCTACAAATATGTCGGTGATCGCTACCAACGGCAATGCTAGCAGTCCAACGGCGTCGTCGTCCTCGTCGTCGTCATCTCGCAAAGTCTTCGAATGTGACGTTTgcaatatgaaattttcaaatggcGCCAATATGCGACGACACAAGATGCGTCACACTGGCGTCAAACCATACGAATGCCGTGTTTGCCAAAAGAG ATTTTTCCGCAAAGACCATTTGGCGGAGCACTTTACGACGCACACGAAAACACTTCCATACCACTGTCCCATATGTAATCGTGGCTTCCAGCGACAAATCGCTATGCGCGCTCATTTCCAGAACGAACATGTGGGCCAACACGACCTCGTTAAAACCTGTCCATTGTGCAGCTATAGAGCAGGATCGATGAAATCTTTGAGAATTCATTTCTTTAACAG ACATGGCATAGATCTTGACAACCCCGGACCGGGTGGCTCCTCATCATTGCTGCTTGCTTTGGAATCGCAGGCATCACAAGTAGCAGCTGCAGCAGCCGCTGCCAGTTTCGTGCCGGGCTTGAATGCggtagctgctgctgctgctgcggccAGCCAGAATGCCAACTCGAGCATGACGACCCATCAAAGTGATAGCGGTGAATCGATGCGTTCGCTGGAGAATACCACACCGCCAATGCATTTTTTGACGCCGCATGTGGAAATTTCAACCCTTTCAGAAAACGGCACCGATTTGTTCAATGTAACATGGAATGCGTTGCTAAATTGCAAATTTGGGAAATCAACTGATGCGGCGTTTTTGTGTGCATTTGATTTGCAGGGGAATGCCAATGCGTCAACCGGAGTGGAACCGATGGAGACGAAGAGTAGCGGTCGAGGGGGAGAGCGGGACACAATCACCGGAAGCAAGTCACCAGCGCTACAACCACCTCAGGAACATCCGATCGATTGTAATACCAAATCGTTGCCTTCGAGCACCAGTCATGTCGGTGTGCAGTTGAATGCTTGCGCTTCACCAAAAACCCATCATCACGAGAATCACATCACGCCATCCATCAGTTTGATACCAATCAAGCAG GAACCACTAGGTGAGGATTTGTCAACCGATGCAAATAAGAGTGGCCACAAAATCGGTCCATCAACACATACCGAGCAAATGAATGGCGGCGACAACAGTGAATCGGAATTCTCATCGCCGAATAGCAGATTAACTTCACTAATTAAG GTCTCGCCACTGAAATCCTTGCTAAGGGAGGACCTCAAACGACGAATTTGCGCCAAGGCCAACAATCGCATCACCCGCAATGCGGCTGTGTTGGACAACAACAATGTTGTGCAAGTTAGTGGCGTTGGCGCCACAGCAAACAGCAACTCATCCTGCAATTCCACTCCCATTTGCAACGGCACGATCACCTCTACCGGCCAAGAAACCGAATCGAATCTGCTTAATCGAAAGCAAATACTCACTTGTTTATTCTGCGGCATCGAGTTCCCGGACGAAACGCTATACTTCCTGCACAAGGGCTGTCACTGCGAAAGCAATCCGTGGAAGTGCAATATTTGTGGCGAACAGTGCAACAACGTCTATGAATTTAATTCGCATCTATTGAGCAAAAGCCATCAATAG
- the LOC128868700 gene encoding zinc finger protein Helios isoform X3: MAETISAAGAMEMTLKDSGIIDMTPASLLQHNALVKHSHALRSLKECSPDEQPVALDSTARANSTPPTNYSTSTPTPTPPAMATFRCDRCDNFETTSRASLLLHVVQCLSNHTRLKTEEPELENLCVGGAVSHADHNSGNSSDASKLVPDTATPNNVPTNMSVIATNGNASSPTASSSSSSSSRKVFECDVCNMKFSNGANMRRHKMRHTGVKPYECRVCQKRFFRKDHLAEHFTTHTKTLPYHCPICNRGFQRQIAMRAHFQNEHVGQHDLVKTCPLCSYRAGSMKSLRIHFFNRHGIDLDNPGPGGSSSLLLALESQASQVAAAAAAASFVPGLNAVAAAAAAASQNANSSMTTHQSDSGESMRSLENTTPPMHFLTPHVEISTLSENGTDLFNGNANASTGVEPMETKSSGRGGERDTITGSKSPALQPPQEHPIDCNTKSLPSSTSHVGVQLNACASPKTHHHENHITPSISLIPIKQASEPLGEDLSTDANKSGHKIGPSTHTEQMNGGDNSESEFSSPNSRLTSLIKVSPLKSLLREDLKRRICAKANNRITRNAAVLDNNNVVQVSGVGATANSNSSCNSTPICNGTITSTGQETESNLLNRKQILTCLFCGIEFPDETLYFLHKGCHCESNPWKCNICGEQCNNVYEFNSHLLSKSHQ, from the exons ATGGCTGAAACTATAAGTGCCGCCGGCGCTATGGAGATGACATTAAAGGATAGCGGGATCATCGATATGACTCCCGCTAGTTTGTTGCAGCACAATGCGTTGGTCAAGCACTCGCATGCACTGCGTAGCTTAAAAGAATGCAGCCCCGATGAGCAGCCAGTCGCATTAGATTCTACAGCGCGCGCAAATAGTACTCCGCCAACTAATTACTCCACATCCACACCTACTCCGACTCCGCCCGCCATGGCGACGTTTCGCTGCGATCGTTGTGATAATTTTGAAACAACTTCAAGGGCATCACTGCTACTGCATGTCGTTCAATGTTTGTCCAATCATACGCGCCTCAAAACCGAAGAGCCGGAATTGGAGAATCTGTGCGTCGGCGGTGCGGTGTCCCACGCAGACCACAATTCGGGCAACAGCAGCGACGCATCCAAATTGGTTCCAGATACGGCAACACCAAACAATGTGCCTACAAATATGTCGGTGATCGCTACCAACGGCAATGCTAGCAGTCCAACGGCGTCGTCGTCCTCGTCGTCGTCATCTCGCAAAGTCTTCGAATGTGACGTTTgcaatatgaaattttcaaatggcGCCAATATGCGACGACACAAGATGCGTCACACTGGCGTCAAACCATACGAATGCCGTGTTTGCCAAAAGAG ATTTTTCCGCAAAGACCATTTGGCGGAGCACTTTACGACGCACACGAAAACACTTCCATACCACTGTCCCATATGTAATCGTGGCTTCCAGCGACAAATCGCTATGCGCGCTCATTTCCAGAACGAACATGTGGGCCAACACGACCTCGTTAAAACCTGTCCATTGTGCAGCTATAGAGCAGGATCGATGAAATCTTTGAGAATTCATTTCTTTAACAG ACATGGCATAGATCTTGACAACCCCGGACCGGGTGGCTCCTCATCATTGCTGCTTGCTTTGGAATCGCAGGCATCACAAGTAGCAGCTGCAGCAGCCGCTGCCAGTTTCGTGCCGGGCTTGAATGCggtagctgctgctgctgctgcggccAGCCAGAATGCCAACTCGAGCATGACGACCCATCAAAGTGATAGCGGTGAATCGATGCGTTCGCTGGAGAATACCACACCGCCAATGCATTTTTTGACGCCGCATGTGGAAATTTCAACCCTTTCAGAAAACGGCACCGATTTGTTCAAT GGGAATGCCAATGCGTCAACCGGAGTGGAACCGATGGAGACGAAGAGTAGCGGTCGAGGGGGAGAGCGGGACACAATCACCGGAAGCAAGTCACCAGCGCTACAACCACCTCAGGAACATCCGATCGATTGTAATACCAAATCGTTGCCTTCGAGCACCAGTCATGTCGGTGTGCAGTTGAATGCTTGCGCTTCACCAAAAACCCATCATCACGAGAATCACATCACGCCATCCATCAGTTTGATACCAATCAAGCAGGCGAGT GAACCACTAGGTGAGGATTTGTCAACCGATGCAAATAAGAGTGGCCACAAAATCGGTCCATCAACACATACCGAGCAAATGAATGGCGGCGACAACAGTGAATCGGAATTCTCATCGCCGAATAGCAGATTAACTTCACTAATTAAG GTCTCGCCACTGAAATCCTTGCTAAGGGAGGACCTCAAACGACGAATTTGCGCCAAGGCCAACAATCGCATCACCCGCAATGCGGCTGTGTTGGACAACAACAATGTTGTGCAAGTTAGTGGCGTTGGCGCCACAGCAAACAGCAACTCATCCTGCAATTCCACTCCCATTTGCAACGGCACGATCACCTCTACCGGCCAAGAAACCGAATCGAATCTGCTTAATCGAAAGCAAATACTCACTTGTTTATTCTGCGGCATCGAGTTCCCGGACGAAACGCTATACTTCCTGCACAAGGGCTGTCACTGCGAAAGCAATCCGTGGAAGTGCAATATTTGTGGCGAACAGTGCAACAACGTCTATGAATTTAATTCGCATCTATTGAGCAAAAGCCATCAATAG